The following are from one region of the Planctomonas sp. JC2975 genome:
- the tpiA gene encoding triose-phosphate isomerase, with product MASVTTGGRTPLIAGNWKMNLNHLQAIAFVQKLAWSLKDARHDFGAVEVAVFPPFTDLRSVQTLVSGDKLQIAYGAQDVSQHASGAFTGEIAAPFLAQLDCAYVIIGHSERRTLHGETDEIVAAKTAAAIGAGVVPLICVGETAEDLETRGASAVPVAQLKVALASIPKGSDFVVAYEPVWAIGSGQAATPEQAQQVAKALRDTIAEHLGDEAAAATRILYGGSVKADNIAGFMRQADVDGALVGGASLDVEGFSAIARYQKHVGV from the coding sequence ATGGCAAGCGTGACAACGGGCGGACGCACTCCGCTCATCGCCGGCAACTGGAAGATGAATCTCAACCACCTGCAGGCCATCGCGTTCGTGCAGAAGCTGGCATGGAGTCTCAAGGACGCCCGCCACGACTTCGGTGCCGTCGAGGTGGCGGTCTTCCCGCCGTTCACCGACCTGCGCAGCGTGCAGACCCTCGTGTCGGGCGACAAGCTGCAGATCGCTTACGGGGCGCAGGACGTCAGCCAGCACGCCTCCGGGGCGTTCACCGGCGAGATCGCGGCTCCGTTCCTCGCCCAGCTGGACTGCGCCTACGTGATCATCGGACACTCCGAGCGCCGCACGCTGCACGGTGAGACCGACGAGATCGTCGCGGCGAAGACCGCGGCGGCCATCGGCGCGGGAGTCGTCCCGTTGATCTGCGTCGGCGAGACCGCCGAGGACCTCGAGACGCGCGGCGCCAGCGCTGTGCCCGTCGCCCAACTGAAGGTCGCGCTGGCGTCGATCCCGAAGGGATCCGACTTCGTGGTGGCCTACGAGCCGGTCTGGGCGATCGGATCGGGGCAGGCCGCGACGCCGGAACAGGCGCAGCAGGTCGCCAAGGCACTGCGCGACACGATCGCGGAGCACCTCGGCGACGAGGCGGCAGCGGCCACGCGCATCCTGTACGGCGGCTCGGTGAAGGCGGACAACATCGCCGGCTTCATGCGTCAGGCGGACGTCGACGGCGCGCTCGTCGGAGGCGCCAGCCTCGACGTCGAAGGGTTCTCCGCCATCGCGCGATACCAGAAGCACGTCGGCGTGTAG
- a CDS encoding glucose-6-phosphate isomerase, whose protein sequence is MSFKIHVSGDAEAAVKRHVPSLVADLVASGITAQDAALWGPDAESEASVRLSWTEAVAIARPLVPQIVELRERFLAEGVNHFVLGGMGGSSLAPEVITRTGNLELTILDTTDPGQVLDAVTDRIATSVLIVSSKSGSTVETDSHRRTYEKAFRDAGIDPAGRIVVVTDPGSPLDASAREAGYAVFNADPNVGGRYSALTAFGLVPSGLVGFDIEELLEEAETISLELAIDDPTNPGLILGAAIAGTQPLRDKLGIITDGTHIVGFADWAEQLIAESTGKLGKGLLPVVLDVVSPELDEKLPDLQVVRLVDNAEAHHLFPADRHHGEILVSGTLGAMFLVWEYATAIAGRLLGINPFDQPDVESAKVAARGLLDARPEPTDPAFVDGGIEVRGDAALLGDAATVDDAIGRLLALLPADGYVAVQAYVNRVALPQLAGIRDLLAARAKRPVTFGWGPRFLHSTGQFHKGGPAVGVFLQILSHETDDLQVPDRPFTFGQLITAQAEGDAAVLAEHGRPVLTLTLTDPAADIETLFGDVDA, encoded by the coding sequence GTGAGCTTCAAGATCCACGTCAGCGGCGACGCGGAGGCCGCGGTCAAGCGGCACGTGCCGTCGCTCGTTGCGGATCTGGTGGCATCCGGGATCACGGCCCAGGATGCGGCGCTCTGGGGGCCGGACGCGGAGTCGGAGGCTTCCGTCCGGCTGAGCTGGACGGAAGCGGTCGCCATCGCGCGGCCCCTTGTCCCGCAGATCGTGGAGCTTCGCGAGAGGTTTCTCGCCGAGGGCGTCAACCACTTCGTGCTGGGCGGCATGGGCGGCTCGTCGCTCGCGCCCGAGGTGATCACGCGCACCGGCAACCTCGAGTTGACCATCCTCGACACCACTGATCCAGGCCAGGTGCTCGACGCGGTCACGGACCGCATCGCCACCAGTGTGCTCATCGTGTCGTCGAAGTCCGGCTCCACGGTCGAGACGGACAGCCATCGCCGCACGTACGAGAAGGCGTTCCGCGACGCCGGCATCGACCCGGCAGGACGCATCGTCGTCGTCACCGACCCCGGCTCGCCGCTGGACGCGTCGGCCCGCGAAGCCGGCTACGCCGTCTTCAACGCCGACCCGAACGTCGGCGGTCGCTATTCGGCGCTGACCGCGTTCGGCCTCGTGCCGTCCGGGCTCGTCGGATTCGACATCGAGGAGTTGCTCGAAGAGGCGGAGACCATCTCGCTCGAGCTGGCCATCGACGATCCGACGAACCCCGGCCTCATCCTCGGCGCGGCGATCGCCGGCACTCAGCCGCTTCGCGACAAGCTCGGCATCATCACCGACGGCACGCACATCGTGGGCTTCGCCGACTGGGCCGAGCAGCTCATCGCGGAGTCGACGGGCAAGCTCGGCAAGGGCCTGCTGCCCGTGGTGCTCGACGTGGTCTCCCCCGAGCTCGACGAGAAGCTGCCCGACCTGCAGGTCGTGCGCCTCGTCGACAATGCCGAGGCGCACCATCTCTTCCCTGCGGATCGCCACCACGGCGAGATCCTGGTCTCCGGCACGCTGGGCGCCATGTTCCTCGTGTGGGAGTATGCAACGGCGATCGCGGGCCGGCTGCTGGGCATCAACCCGTTCGACCAGCCCGACGTGGAATCCGCCAAGGTCGCCGCGCGTGGCCTGCTGGACGCCCGTCCGGAGCCGACCGATCCGGCGTTCGTCGACGGCGGCATCGAGGTGCGCGGCGACGCCGCTCTGCTCGGTGACGCGGCGACGGTCGACGACGCGATCGGCAGGCTGCTGGCACTGCTGCCCGCCGACGGATACGTCGCAGTCCAGGCCTACGTGAACAGGGTCGCGCTGCCGCAGCTGGCCGGCATCCGCGATCTGCTGGCGGCCCGCGCCAAGCGCCCCGTGACCTTCGGGTGGGGGCCGCGCTTCCTTCATTCCACGGGCCAGTTCCACAAGGGCGGGCCGGCAGTCGGCGTGTTCCTGCAGATCCTGAGTCACGAGACCGACGATCTTCAGGTGCCCGACCGTCCGTTCACCTTCGGCCAGCTCATCACGGCCCAGGCGGAGGGCGATGCGGCGGTGCTCGCCGAGCACGGTCGTCCCGTGCTGACTCTCACGCTCACCGACCCCGCCGCCGACATCGAAACGCTGTTCGGCGACGTCGACGCCTGA
- the tkt gene encoding transketolase, with amino-acid sequence MAALQWDPIDNKAVDTARILAADAVEKVGNGHPGTAMSLAPAAYLLFQRVMRRDPKDQHWLGRDRFVLSAGHSSLTQYVQLYLGGYGLELDDLKALRTWGSLTPGHPEYRHTDGVEITTGPLGQGLSSAVGFAYASRYERGLFDPDAAPGTSPFDHFVYVIASDGDLEEGITSEASSLAGHQELGNLVVIYDSNQISIEDDTNIAFTEDVAARYEAYHWHVQVVDWKKTGQYVEDVQELFDAIETAKAVSDKPSIIILKTIIGWPSPKKQNTGKIHGSALGADELRAVKEVLGFDPEQTFEVADEVIEHTRGAIERGADQRAAWQVGFDAWAAANPERKALLDRLLSGELPDGVEDALPAFEAGKDVSTRAASGKVLSALGPVVPELWGGSADLAESNNTTIEGAASFVPSERSTHEWAGNPYGRVLHFGIREHAMAAILNGIVLHGPTRPFGGTFLIFSDYQRPSLRLAALMNVPSTFVWTHDSVALGEDGPTHQPIEQLATLRLIPNFTVVRPGDANEVAYAWLEILKRRGGPAGIALTRQNIPVFERGDGAASGEVFASAANVAKGGYVLAEAPNGTPDVILIATGSEVQLAVNAREELKAAGVNARVVSMPSQEWFEEQSAEYKESVLPVSVTARVSVEAGRALTWRDYVGDKGRSVSIEHFGASADYKTLFTKFGITTEAVVAAAKETIAAQ; translated from the coding sequence GTGGCAGCACTGCAATGGGATCCCATTGACAACAAGGCAGTCGACACCGCGCGCATCCTGGCGGCGGACGCCGTGGAGAAGGTGGGCAACGGGCATCCCGGCACGGCCATGAGCCTCGCTCCGGCGGCGTACCTGCTGTTCCAGCGCGTGATGCGCCGCGATCCGAAGGACCAGCACTGGCTGGGCCGCGACCGCTTCGTCCTGTCGGCGGGTCACAGCTCGCTGACCCAGTACGTGCAGCTCTACCTGGGCGGCTATGGCCTCGAGCTCGACGACCTGAAGGCGCTGCGCACCTGGGGCTCGCTCACGCCTGGTCACCCCGAGTACCGCCACACCGACGGCGTCGAGATCACCACCGGCCCGCTCGGCCAAGGCCTCTCCTCCGCCGTCGGCTTCGCATACGCGAGCCGCTACGAGCGCGGACTCTTCGACCCGGATGCCGCGCCAGGCACGAGCCCCTTCGACCACTTCGTCTACGTCATCGCCAGCGACGGCGACCTGGAAGAGGGCATCACGAGCGAGGCCTCCTCGCTCGCCGGCCACCAGGAACTGGGCAACCTCGTCGTCATCTACGACAGCAACCAGATCTCCATCGAAGACGACACCAACATCGCCTTCACCGAAGACGTCGCTGCGCGCTACGAGGCGTACCACTGGCACGTGCAGGTCGTCGACTGGAAGAAGACCGGCCAGTACGTCGAAGACGTGCAGGAGCTGTTCGACGCGATCGAGACGGCCAAGGCCGTCAGCGACAAGCCGTCGATCATCATCCTGAAGACCATCATCGGATGGCCGAGCCCGAAGAAGCAGAACACCGGCAAGATCCACGGATCCGCGCTCGGCGCCGACGAGCTGCGCGCCGTCAAGGAGGTGCTCGGTTTCGACCCGGAGCAGACCTTCGAGGTCGCCGATGAGGTCATCGAGCACACCCGCGGAGCCATCGAGCGCGGCGCGGACCAGCGTGCCGCGTGGCAGGTCGGCTTCGACGCTTGGGCTGCCGCCAACCCGGAGCGCAAGGCGCTCCTCGACCGGCTGCTGAGCGGGGAACTGCCCGATGGCGTCGAGGATGCACTCCCGGCGTTCGAGGCTGGCAAGGACGTCTCCACGCGCGCAGCCAGCGGCAAGGTGTTGAGCGCACTCGGACCCGTCGTGCCCGAACTGTGGGGTGGATCGGCGGACCTCGCCGAGTCGAACAACACGACCATCGAGGGTGCGGCATCCTTCGTACCGAGCGAGCGCTCGACGCACGAGTGGGCCGGAAACCCGTACGGCCGCGTGCTGCACTTCGGCATTCGCGAGCACGCGATGGCCGCCATCCTGAACGGCATCGTCCTGCACGGACCGACGCGTCCTTTCGGCGGCACCTTCCTCATCTTCAGCGACTACCAGCGTCCGTCGCTGCGCCTTGCCGCCCTGATGAACGTGCCGTCGACGTTCGTCTGGACGCACGACTCCGTCGCGCTCGGCGAGGACGGCCCGACGCACCAGCCCATCGAGCAGCTCGCGACGCTGCGCCTCATCCCGAACTTCACCGTTGTGCGCCCCGGCGACGCGAACGAGGTGGCGTACGCCTGGCTCGAGATCCTGAAGCGTCGTGGCGGACCGGCAGGCATCGCGCTGACGCGGCAGAACATCCCCGTGTTCGAGCGCGGCGACGGTGCGGCATCCGGTGAGGTCTTCGCATCCGCGGCGAACGTCGCCAAGGGCGGGTACGTGCTCGCCGAGGCGCCGAACGGCACGCCGGACGTGATCCTGATCGCCACCGGATCCGAGGTTCAGCTGGCCGTGAACGCTCGCGAGGAGCTGAAGGCGGCGGGCGTCAACGCCCGTGTCGTCTCGATGCCCAGCCAGGAGTGGTTCGAGGAGCAGAGCGCGGAGTACAAGGAGTCGGTGCTGCCGGTATCCGTCACCGCTCGCGTCTCCGTCGAAGCCGGCCGCGCGCTCACCTGGCGCGACTACGTCGGCGACAAGGGTCGTAGCGTCTCGATCGAGCACTTCGGTGCGTCGGCCGACTACAAGACGCTGTTCACGAAGTTCGGCATCACCACGGAAGCCGTGGTGGCCGCAGCCAAGGAGACCATCGCCGCCCAGTAG
- the zwf gene encoding glucose-6-phosphate dehydrogenase → MSPVEITANSNPLRVPTDRRLNRIAGPSSLIIFGVTGDLSRKKLMPAVYDLANRGLLPPGFALVGFARRDWEDEDFEKVVYDAVKQYARTEFRDEVWKQLAQGIRFVSGEFDDDEAFERLKKTVDELDRDRGTMGNHAFYLSIPPKAFPLVTEQLRRSGLAEQSKGWRRVVIEKPFGSDLKTARELNAVVESVFPPDSVFRIDHYLGKETVQNILALRFANELYEPIWNANYVDHVQITMAEDIGVGGRAGYYDGIGAARDVIQNHLLQLLALTAMEEPVSFDAADLRAEKEKVLKAVRLPKDLSTATARGQYSSGWQGGEKVVGFLEEDGMNPQSTTETYAAIKLDIGTRRWAGVPFYLRAGKRLGRRVTEIAVVFKRAPQQLFAKSQTSALGQNALVIRVQPDEGVTIRFGSKVPGAGMQVRDVSMDFGYGHAFTEASPEAYERLILDVLLGDPPLFPRHEEVELSWKILDPIEEYWASHGAPEQYRPGTWGPASADELLARDGRTWRRP, encoded by the coding sequence ATGTCACCGGTGGAGATCACCGCGAACTCCAACCCGCTGAGGGTGCCGACGGACCGTCGGCTCAACCGCATCGCCGGCCCGAGCAGCCTCATCATCTTCGGCGTGACGGGTGACCTGTCGCGCAAGAAGCTGATGCCGGCCGTGTACGACCTGGCCAACAGAGGCCTCCTCCCCCCTGGCTTCGCGCTCGTCGGCTTCGCCAGGCGCGACTGGGAGGATGAGGACTTCGAGAAGGTCGTCTACGACGCGGTGAAGCAGTACGCGCGCACCGAGTTCCGCGACGAGGTCTGGAAGCAGCTCGCGCAGGGCATCCGCTTCGTTTCGGGCGAGTTCGACGACGATGAGGCGTTCGAGCGCCTCAAGAAGACCGTCGATGAACTCGACCGGGACCGCGGAACGATGGGCAACCACGCGTTCTACCTGTCGATCCCGCCGAAGGCGTTCCCGCTCGTCACCGAGCAGCTGCGCCGATCCGGCCTCGCAGAGCAGTCCAAGGGATGGCGCCGCGTCGTCATCGAGAAGCCCTTCGGGTCCGACCTCAAGACGGCGCGCGAGCTCAACGCCGTCGTCGAGTCGGTCTTCCCGCCGGACTCCGTGTTCCGCATCGACCACTACCTCGGCAAGGAGACGGTGCAGAACATCCTCGCTCTGCGCTTCGCCAACGAGCTCTACGAGCCGATCTGGAACGCGAACTACGTCGACCACGTGCAGATCACCATGGCCGAGGACATCGGCGTCGGCGGTCGTGCCGGATACTACGACGGCATCGGAGCGGCGCGCGACGTCATCCAGAACCACCTGCTCCAGTTGCTCGCCCTCACGGCCATGGAGGAGCCGGTGTCGTTCGACGCCGCAGACCTCCGCGCCGAGAAGGAGAAGGTGCTGAAGGCGGTGCGGCTGCCGAAGGATCTCTCGACGGCGACCGCGCGCGGCCAGTACTCCAGCGGCTGGCAGGGCGGCGAGAAGGTGGTCGGCTTCCTCGAGGAAGACGGCATGAACCCGCAGTCCACCACCGAGACCTACGCGGCGATCAAGCTCGACATCGGAACCCGCCGCTGGGCCGGCGTGCCGTTCTATCTGCGGGCCGGCAAGCGGCTCGGGCGACGCGTCACCGAGATCGCGGTCGTCTTCAAGCGGGCGCCGCAGCAGCTCTTCGCGAAGAGTCAGACGTCGGCGCTCGGACAGAACGCGCTCGTCATCCGCGTGCAGCCCGACGAGGGCGTGACCATCCGCTTCGGCTCCAAGGTGCCGGGCGCCGGCATGCAGGTGCGCGACGTGAGCATGGACTTCGGCTATGGACACGCCTTCACCGAGGCGAGCCCTGAGGCGTACGAGCGTCTCATCCTCGACGTGCTGCTCGGCGATCCGCCGCTGTTCCCGCGGCACGAGGAGGTCGAGCTGTCCTGGAAGATCCTCGACCCGATCGAGGAGTACTGGGCGTCCCACGGCGCACCGGAACAGTACCGGCCGGGAACGTGGGGTCCGGCATCCGCCGATGAATTGCTTGCCCGCGACGGCCGCACTTGGAGACGCCCATGA
- the pgl gene encoding 6-phosphogluconolactonase, with product MSGERRVLVHPDKNALVASVAARFLTKTADIIRDRGTAHVCLTGGTAGIAVLAAAAVSPARDTVDWASVHFWWGDERWVPADSDDRNDKQAREALLDDLDLPAGNVHPFLASDSGVELDEAADAYASELARFGNDELAYPRFDITFLGVGPDGHIASLFPDRSGIRETERSVIAVRNSPKPPPERLSLTRPVLNASARIWLVLSGSDKASALGLALAGASYTEVPAAGAKGRKRTVFFVDRDAAAEVPESLISPEY from the coding sequence ATGAGCGGGGAACGGCGGGTGCTCGTCCACCCGGACAAGAACGCACTCGTCGCGTCGGTCGCGGCGCGGTTCCTCACGAAGACGGCGGACATCATCCGTGACCGCGGCACCGCGCACGTCTGCCTCACCGGCGGCACCGCCGGAATAGCCGTGCTGGCGGCGGCGGCCGTCTCGCCGGCGCGCGACACCGTCGACTGGGCTTCCGTGCACTTCTGGTGGGGCGACGAGCGGTGGGTTCCTGCCGACTCGGACGACCGGAACGACAAGCAGGCGCGCGAGGCCCTGCTGGACGATCTCGACCTGCCGGCGGGCAACGTGCATCCGTTCCTCGCGTCGGACTCCGGCGTGGAGCTCGACGAGGCCGCTGACGCGTACGCGAGCGAGTTGGCCCGCTTCGGCAACGACGAGCTCGCCTATCCCCGGTTCGACATCACGTTCCTCGGCGTCGGCCCCGACGGACACATCGCCTCGCTGTTCCCGGATCGCAGTGGCATCCGCGAGACGGAACGATCGGTGATCGCCGTCCGCAACTCGCCGAAGCCGCCGCCAGAACGGCTCAGCCTCACGCGCCCGGTGCTGAACGCGTCCGCCCGCATCTGGCTCGTGCTGTCCGGCTCGGACAAGGCGTCAGCCCTCGGGCTGGCACTGGCTGGTGCCAGTTACACGGAAGTGCCGGCGGCGGGAGCGAAAGGACGCAAGCGCACCGTGTTCTTCGTGGACCGCGATGCAGCGGCCGAGGTTCCTGAGAGCCTCATCTCGCCGGAGTACTGA
- the tal gene encoding transaldolase: MTETSTARLAAEGVSIWLDDLSRERITSGGLQKLIDTRNVVGVTTNPTIFATALSKGESYDEQVRELAAAGKDVHEAVFEITTTDVRNAADVFAPVYEASAGKDGRVSIEVEPGLAHDAAGTIAQAKQLWAKVDKPNAMIKIPATVEGLEAIAAVTAEGISVNVTLIFSLERHREVINAYLTGLERAKEAGIDLSTIRSVASFFVSRVDTEIDKRLTAIGTQEALALKGKSAVANARLAYQVFEQAFDSERAKVLLAAGANKQRPLWASTGVKDPAFPDTLYVTTLVAPDEVNTMPEKTLEATFDHGDITGNTIEGTYDESNEVLNQIAALGISYDDVTQTLEDEGVSKFIVSWDELLDTVSAALAHAGAKETVQ, encoded by the coding sequence ATGACCGAAACCAGCACCGCACGACTCGCGGCGGAAGGCGTGAGCATCTGGCTCGACGACCTGTCCCGCGAACGCATCACCTCCGGCGGGCTGCAGAAGCTGATCGACACGCGCAACGTCGTCGGCGTCACCACCAACCCGACCATCTTCGCGACAGCTCTCTCGAAGGGCGAGTCGTACGACGAGCAGGTCCGTGAGCTCGCGGCGGCAGGCAAGGACGTTCACGAGGCGGTCTTCGAGATCACCACCACGGATGTCCGCAACGCCGCCGATGTGTTCGCGCCGGTCTACGAGGCGTCGGCCGGCAAGGACGGCCGAGTCTCGATCGAGGTCGAGCCGGGTCTCGCGCACGACGCGGCCGGCACCATCGCGCAGGCCAAGCAGCTCTGGGCGAAGGTCGACAAGCCGAACGCGATGATCAAGATCCCGGCGACGGTCGAGGGCCTCGAGGCCATCGCCGCCGTCACCGCTGAGGGCATCAGCGTCAACGTGACGCTGATCTTCAGCCTCGAGCGTCACCGCGAGGTCATCAACGCCTACCTCACCGGCCTCGAGCGGGCGAAGGAGGCGGGCATCGACCTGTCGACGATCCGCTCCGTCGCGTCGTTCTTCGTCTCGCGCGTCGACACCGAGATCGACAAGCGCCTCACGGCGATCGGCACGCAGGAGGCGCTTGCCCTGAAGGGCAAGTCGGCCGTCGCGAACGCACGTCTCGCCTACCAGGTGTTCGAGCAGGCGTTCGACTCCGAGCGCGCCAAGGTGCTGCTCGCCGCCGGCGCGAACAAGCAGCGCCCGCTCTGGGCGTCCACCGGCGTCAAGGACCCGGCATTCCCCGACACGCTGTACGTGACAACGCTCGTCGCTCCCGACGAGGTGAACACCATGCCGGAGAAGACGCTCGAGGCCACCTTCGACCACGGCGACATCACCGGCAACACCATCGAGGGCACGTACGACGAGTCGAACGAGGTCCTGAACCAGATCGCCGCTCTCGGCATCTCCTACGATGACGTCACCCAGACGCTCGAAGACGAAGGCGTGTCGAAGTTCATCGTGTCATGGGACGAACTGCTCGACACCGTCTCCGCCGCGCTCGCACACGCCGGCGCCAAGGAGACCGTGCAGTGA
- a CDS encoding heme o synthase encodes MGVAVESRLAPARIGFRRKFAAYVALTKPRVMELLLVTTIPVMFLAQGGVPNLWLVVATVIGGAMSAGSAAAFNCYIDRDIDKVMNRTKKRPLVTGELTPREAYVFSWTLAVGSTVWLCFTTNWLAAVLSVAAILFYVFIYTLWLKRRTQQNIIWGGIAGCFPVLIGWAAVTGSLDWAPFILFGVVFLWTPPHYWPLSMKYRDDYKSVGVPMLGVTRGRAVVGLQVILYAWATVACSLLLIPVAHMGLVYTVTALVSGVWFVYETHRLYALAIRHENPSPMRVFHGSITYLSVLFVAIAIDPLLPF; translated from the coding sequence ATGGGCGTTGCTGTAGAGAGCCGGTTGGCACCGGCGCGGATCGGTTTCCGGCGCAAGTTCGCCGCTTACGTCGCTCTGACGAAGCCTCGGGTGATGGAGCTTCTGCTCGTCACCACCATCCCGGTGATGTTCCTCGCCCAGGGCGGCGTGCCCAACCTCTGGCTCGTCGTCGCCACGGTGATCGGCGGCGCGATGAGCGCCGGCTCCGCCGCCGCGTTCAACTGCTACATCGACCGCGACATCGACAAGGTGATGAACCGCACCAAGAAGCGGCCGCTCGTCACCGGCGAACTGACGCCGCGCGAAGCGTACGTCTTCTCGTGGACACTCGCGGTCGGCTCCACGGTGTGGCTGTGCTTCACGACGAACTGGCTCGCCGCCGTGCTCTCGGTGGCCGCCATCCTCTTCTACGTCTTCATCTACACGCTCTGGCTGAAGCGCCGCACCCAGCAGAACATCATCTGGGGCGGGATCGCTGGATGCTTCCCCGTGCTCATCGGCTGGGCCGCCGTGACCGGCTCGCTCGACTGGGCACCGTTCATCCTGTTCGGCGTGGTGTTCCTCTGGACCCCGCCGCACTACTGGCCGCTGTCCATGAAGTACCGCGACGACTACAAGTCGGTCGGGGTGCCCATGCTGGGCGTGACGCGCGGTCGCGCCGTCGTCGGACTGCAGGTCATCCTGTACGCCTGGGCGACTGTCGCGTGCTCGCTGCTGCTCATCCCCGTTGCGCACATGGGACTCGTCTACACCGTGACGGCGCTGGTCTCCGGCGTCTGGTTCGTCTACGAGACGCACCGCCTGTACGCCCTCGCGATCCGCCACGAGAATCCTTCGCCGATGCGCGTCTTCCACGGCTCGATCACGTATCTGTCGGTGCTGTTCGTGGCGATCGCCATCGATCCCCTCCTCCCGTTCTGA
- a CDS encoding RNA polymerase-binding protein RbpA, producing MASGGSAIRGSRVGSGPMGEQDHGYHADRIAVRYWDALGNETVRYFAANLPDEEIPDTIDCPTSGLPAGRDKDNPPALSKLEPYKTHLAYVKERRTAEEAEQLLDEALQQLRERRGRLTPTN from the coding sequence ATGGCTTCAGGCGGCAGTGCGATCAGGGGATCCCGAGTCGGATCCGGTCCGATGGGGGAGCAGGACCACGGTTACCACGCGGACCGCATTGCGGTTCGGTACTGGGACGCGCTCGGCAACGAGACGGTGCGCTACTTCGCGGCGAACCTCCCCGATGAGGAGATTCCCGACACCATCGACTGCCCGACGTCCGGGCTCCCCGCCGGCCGCGACAAGGACAACCCGCCGGCACTGTCGAAGCTCGAGCCGTACAAGACGCACCTCGCATACGTGAAGGAGCGCCGCACGGCAGAGGAGGCGGAGCAGCTCCTCGATGAGGCGCTCCAGCAGCTGCGCGAGCGCCGAGGACGTCTCACGCCCACGAACTGA
- the secG gene encoding preprotein translocase subunit SecG gives MQILTVVLQVLLGITSLLLTLLILLHKGRGGGLSDMFGGGMTSNLGASGVAERNLNRITVILALVWIACIVVLGLITKFSA, from the coding sequence GTGCAGATTCTCACGGTCGTTCTCCAGGTGCTGCTCGGCATCACGAGCCTCCTGTTGACCCTCCTCATCCTGCTGCACAAGGGGCGCGGCGGCGGCCTGTCCGACATGTTCGGCGGCGGCATGACCTCCAACCTCGGGGCATCCGGTGTGGCTGAGCGCAACCTCAACCGCATCACGGTCATCCTCGCCCTGGTCTGGATCGCCTGCATCGTGGTGCTGGGTCTCATCACGAAGTTCAGCGCGTAG
- a CDS encoding glucose-6-phosphate dehydrogenase assembly protein OpcA encodes MIVDLPDTTTSNVSKTLIKIREEGGAVALGRVLTLIIATQLGQEEEVIEAANEASREHPMRVIVVSTADRDHPHADAGSRLDAQIRVGGDAGASEVIVLRAYGDTASDEEGLVTALLLPDAPVVVWWPGTAPDVVSTSPLGRIATCRITDSSAAGDPHEALLHLAETYAPGDTDFAWTRLTLWRAQLAAVLDQPPYEPVVSVEVSGAPDSPSTVLLAAWLRLQLDAPVQHDLTARQRGLSGIHGVQLVRASGTIELVRDMPDLATLTQPNQPTHDIALPRRNLRDCLAEELRRLDPDELYGEVLTKGLPLLEAEEQGAGAR; translated from the coding sequence ATGATCGTCGACCTGCCAGACACCACGACCAGCAATGTCTCGAAGACGCTGATCAAGATCCGCGAAGAGGGCGGCGCCGTCGCCCTCGGCCGGGTGCTCACGCTCATCATCGCCACGCAGCTCGGCCAAGAAGAAGAGGTCATCGAGGCCGCCAACGAGGCGTCGCGCGAGCATCCGATGCGCGTCATCGTCGTGTCGACCGCCGATCGAGACCACCCTCATGCGGATGCCGGCAGCCGGCTGGACGCGCAGATCCGTGTCGGCGGTGACGCAGGGGCCAGCGAGGTCATCGTGCTGCGCGCCTACGGCGACACCGCCAGCGATGAGGAGGGCCTGGTCACGGCGCTCCTGCTGCCGGATGCGCCCGTCGTCGTGTGGTGGCCAGGGACCGCGCCCGACGTCGTGTCCACGTCGCCGCTCGGCCGGATCGCCACCTGCCGCATCACGGATTCGTCTGCCGCAGGCGACCCGCACGAGGCGCTGCTGCACCTGGCCGAGACGTACGCCCCTGGCGACACGGACTTCGCCTGGACGCGTCTCACGCTCTGGCGTGCACAGCTCGCCGCGGTCCTCGATCAGCCGCCGTACGAGCCCGTCGTGTCCGTCGAGGTGTCGGGTGCGCCGGATTCGCCGTCGACCGTTCTGCTCGCCGCCTGGCTGCGACTGCAGCTGGATGCTCCGGTGCAGCACGACCTGACGGCTCGCCAGCGCGGCCTGAGCGGCATCCACGGCGTGCAGCTGGTCCGTGCCTCCGGCACGATCGAGCTGGTGCGCGACATGCCCGATCTGGCAACGCTCACGCAGCCGAACCAGCCGACGCACGACATCGCACTCCCCCGCCGCAACCTGCGCGACTGCCTCGCGGAGGAGCTGCGTCGACTCGATCCCGACGAGCTGTACGGTGAGGTGTTGACCAAGGGACTTCCGCTGCTGGAGGCCGAGGAGCAGGGAGCCGGAGCGCGATGA